CTCACAGTAGCACCGTatagagggaacacacacacacacacacacacacacacacacacacacacacactcattctctatctctcaagatacacacattcatgttaCATTGACAAATAAATAGTGGACGGAGTGAGACTGAGAACTGAGAACTGGGAGTGCTGTGAGTCAAGAGGTCAAGGGTCACTGAGAGCCCTCGACCAGTCCCAGCCCTGATCTGTCTGAGGCAGCCAATCCCAGCCCTGATCTGTCTGAGGCAGCCACTCCCCTCAGCCAATAAATAAAAACGTTGGACAGTGGAGATGTAAACATGGAGCCCGTTGTCATGACAACCAAACACAACCCTCTCACATCACACCCAAGCACATCTGTTCAcgtcaccttgtgtgtgtgtgtgtgtgtgtgtgtgtgtgtgtgtgtgtgtgtgtgtgtgtgtgtgtgtgtgtgtgtgtgtgtgtgtatctaatgtGTATTCCACCACTCCCCTTATATGctccatcactcacacacacacacacacacacacacacacacacacacacacacacacacacacacactcactcactcactcactcactcactcactcactcactcactcactcactcactcactcactcactcactcactcactcactcactcacacacacacacacacacacacacacacacactctctctctctctcacacacacacacacacacacactggagccatCTGCATGCCTAGGAGAGTGTTGAGGAAGTCCTCAGGAGAGTCCAATGCTGCAGGTCGACGGCTGCTTGAGCTCCTGTTGCATTCTGGGAGCCACATTGTCCTGCTCTGGGCCTCCTTCAGGCTCCGCCCGCTTTGGCAGCTCACCCAATCAGAAGGTCATGATTGGAGGAGGGGTGTAATTGAGGAGGATTCTGATTGGGTAGGAGGAGGGTCAGTTTGTTTGTGACTGGAGGAGTCTGTTTTCTGGGAAAGCAGGAGGTGGAGTGTGGTTGGGTGGTCTGTGGAGTTTGGGTGGagtgtggtgggtggtggtggttgggtgaAGCGGGGGTGGTTTGTGGTTTTTGAGTTGGATTTGGGTGGTGGTCTGCTTGGTTTGGGTGGTTGGGTGGTGGTCTGCTTGCTTTAGGTGGTGGTTGGGTGGTTGTTGGGTGGTGGAGGTTGTGGGGTGTCTAGTCGTCCTTCTCCACTATGACTTCTCCATGAAGAACTCGCCTCCTCTGGCGCAGCATGTGGAGAAACAGCTGTGGAAACACtaagagcagcagagcagagcagagcagaggtcaGATACAACAACTACAACCATCTACACCAGCAGAGCACAGCTCAGATACAACAACTACAACCATCTACACCAGCAGAGCACAGCTCAGATACAACAACTACAACCATCTACACCAGCAGAGCACAGCTCAGATACAACAACTACAACCATCTACACCTGAACTGACTAAACCATCTACAACCATCTACACCTGAACTGACTAAACCATCTACAACCATCTACAACTGAACTGACTAAACCATCTACAACCATCTACAGCTGAACTGACTACAACCGACAACAATCATCTACAGCTGAACTGACTACAaccagagctgccaacttttcaaaaaaccttggagtgagattctgtcgggggtgaccaaaagtttGTCCTGCACTCGTCACgacaccaaaattattgtttcgatcccaatactaagtcaagaattgtgatttcgataccttttcgatgctttttaaaaaacaattttagtgtatttgctgatttaatcatcagtaatattgaatattgtgtgatcattcacaccagtggccatctaagattctgctcgaccctccacacacacagagaaaatgatagtcatatatctatatcatatattttggaattcatctgtacatattttgttgataatgttgagtattttacaatctgcataattattagtagctaaaaatgttaagtcatttgtgtactgatttcaagactattacacttactcataggcctatttttaaatggtgtgtaggcctagtaTAGGACTACTGTAATTGAGTATGCATTATGgagtgtgtaattgagtgcctgtcgctttaagaaatacgtgaggtagctttctatctcacggttttacgcgagtgaaatataagttgcatgacaaggatatgtgatgcaattaattttgctttctgtgtcattagataaattacatgttcaaaacagtaacaagtcgaagaaaatctttcagggatcataatatagcctaagagatgagtgtcttgcaatgttcctttatgattttagtgagcactacgatttagctctctccagaagttatttatccacacgttccagcaaacaagacagtgcaacaaaagtgcaacaagttagtctaaagttaacatgtaggctagggaatcaagttcatccacacaaactTTCTTTCAAGATGTTAAGTTTAAGAGAGTGAGTTCTTAATTAATGATAGGCCTATGATTTGTGACACAACATAGGCCTACCTAAACTCTGACCAGATTGCGATTTTCTCCCGCGGGTGTCTCCTCCGGCTCCTTCTGTCGCAAACTTGGATGTCTATGCAACgaatggggcagccgtggtgtactggttagcgcatcgggcttgtaaccggagggttgccggttcgatccccgaccagtccaccatggctgaagtgcccttgagcaaggcacctaacccctcactgctccccgagcgccgctggttgggcaggcagctcactgctctggattgtgtgattcacctcactgtgtgttcactgtgtgctgtgtgttcactaattcggttaaattgggttaaatgcagagaactgaatttccctcacgggatcaaaaaagtatatattcttctttcttcttgAATAGggtctatgtaggcctacagtggcgCTTCTTAGCGCAATATAATgttggggagttttaaaaggaacGGACAAGTCTCAGCCCaagatcagattttgttttgcgtgagaaaatggatgtatggcgtgagtgcgtgtgtaaacaggcaaaatcgtgtgtcacacgccgaaagcgtgagagttggcagctctgctaCAACTCACTACAACCCACTACAACTGAACTGACTACAACCCACAACAACCACCTACAATCAACTACAACCACCCAAAACCAGCTACAACCCACTGCAGTTAACTACACACCCactgaaaaccacacacacacccactaaaatccacacacacacacacacacacacaaacacacacacacacactaaaaaccacacacaccagctacaaCTCCACACACTAAACTCAACCATCTACAACTCCGCACGCTAAGCCCACTTACATTTCATTCCATTATGCCAAAGCGATTGGCATTTGAAGCTAATACTCCATCTTGTGCTATGTTCTTGTTTTTGGAGCATGACTACACATTATAAAAATGGAACATAATTTAAGCTCCAAACTACCACCACAGCGCAAATAGGGAAATAGCTGAAGATGAATTGACACATTTTCTATGTCaagaaaacacaccacacacacacacacttaaacacacacacacacatgaggaggGTGTATGAGCTTACGTGGTATGTAGGAGAGCATGACAAGGATGAGGAAGATGTAGTAGTCGAAGGAGACGTTGTACTTGTTGGGCAGACGCATGGAGAACATTCCAGACTTGCGCACAAACGGCAGAGCAGTATAGATAGTCATCAGCTCCCCAATCACCCCCAGCGGATACAGCACGATGAACAGgttatacctacacacacaaacacacacacacagacaataagAATATCCCCAATCACCCCCAGCGGATACAGCACGATGAACAGgttatacctacacacacacacacacacacacacacacaataagaataTCACCAATCACCCCCAGCGGATACAGCACGATGAACAGgttatacctacacacacacacacacacacacaataagaataTCACCAATCACCCCCAGCGGATACAGCACGATGAACAGgttatacctacacacacacacacacacacagacaataagAATATCACCAATCACCCCCAGCGGATACAGCAcgatgaacgtgtgtgtgtgtgtgtgtgtgtgtgtgtgtgtgtgtgtgtgtgtgtgtgtgtgtgtgtgtgtgtgtgtacctggcccaCTTGATGAAGTAGGGGAgatggtgcaggtgtgtgtgtgtgtgtgtgtgtacctggcccaCTTGATGAAGTAGGGGaggtggtgcaggtgtgtgtgtgtgtgtgtgtgtgtacctagccCACTTGATGAAGTAGGGGaggtggtgcaggtgtgtgtgtgtgtgtgtgtgtgtgtgtgtgtgtgtgtgtgtgtgtgtgtgtgtgtgtgtgtgtgtgtgtgtgtgtgtgtgtgtgtacctggcccaCTTGATGAAGTAGGGGaggtggtgcaggtgtgtgtgtgtgtgtgtgtgtgtgtgtgtgtgtgtgtgtgtgtgtgtatgtgtgtgtgtgtgtacctggcccaCTTGATGAAGTAGGGGAgatggtgcaggtgtgtgtgtgtgtgtatgtgtgtgtgtgtgtgtgtgtgtgtgtgtgtgtgtgtgtgtgtgtacctggcccaCTTGATGAAGTAGGGGaggtggtgcaggtgtgtgtgtgtgtgtatgtgcgtgtgtgtgtgtgtgtgtgtgtgtgtgtgtgtgtgtgtgtgtgtgtgtacctggcccaCTTGATGAAGTAGGGGaggtggtgcaggtgtgtgtgtgtgtgtatgtgtgtgtgtgtgtgtgtgtgtgtgtacctggcccaCTTGATGAAGTAGGGGAgatggtgcaggtgtgtgtgtgtgtgtgtgtgtgtctgtgtgtgtgtgtgtacctggcccaCTTGATGAAGTAGGGGAgatggtgcaggtgtgtgtgtgtgtgtgtgtgtgtgtgtgtgtgtgtgtgtgtgtgtgtgtacctggcccaCTTGATGAAGTAGGGGaggtggtgcaggtgtgtgtgtgtgtgtgtgtgtgtgtgtgtgtgtgtgtgtacctggcccaCTTGATGAAGTAGGGGaggtggtgcaggtgtgtgtgtgtgtgtgtgtgtgtgtgtgtgtgtacctggcccaCTTGATGAAGTAGGGGaggtggtgcaggtgtgtgtgtgtgtgtgtgtgtgtgtgtgtgtgtacctagccCACTTGATGAAGTAGGGGaggtggtgcaggtgtgtgtgtgtgtgtgtgtgtgtgtgtgtgtgtgtgtacctggcccaCTTGATGAAGTAGGGGAgatggtgcaggtgtgtgtgtgtgtgtgtgtgtgtgtgtgtgtgtgtgtgtgtgtgtgtgtgtgtgtgtgtgtgtgtgtgtgtgtgtacctggcccaCTTGATGAAGTAGGGGAgatggtgcaggtgtgtgtgtgtgtgtgtgtgtgtgtgtgtgtgtgtgtgtacctggcccaCTTGATGAAGTAGGGGAGGTGGTGCAGCAGGTTGAAGGTGTAGTAGGAGTAGCGCGTGATCTCTGTGAGCGTCCACACCACCAGGAACAGCAGCACACTCTCTGTGTTCTGGacctacagcacacacaaacacacacacacacacacacacacacacacacacacacacacacacacacacagagcatcaaCACTGATTAGGAACAGAACCATgttctcaacaaacacacacacattcatcattcattcatcaaaGGCACTCAGGTGCAGTCCAGAtctagacaacacacacaattgatCTCTTTACTTCCTGCCTGCCATGGATAGAAGGatagggtggggttggggttggggcaACTACTACCCCATCTGGATAGGTGGATAGGGTGGGGTTGGGGATGGGCAACTACTACCCCATAGATGGATAGGGTGGGGTTGGGGCAACTACTACCCAATAGATGgatagggtgggggtggggttggggcaACTACTACCCAATAGATGGATAGGGTGGGGTTGGGGCAACTACTACCCCATAGATGgatagggtgggggtggggttggggcaACTACTACCTCATCTGgattagggatggcgaaaactacacattttcttgaccgaccaccgaggctcattagccggttgaaaccggttaaccgattcgtttaaaataaattatgctatttgaaataacagccacacaatttcccaactctcatctctctgtcccccgctcatacacacagccccggctttcactcacgtcacttttttaaatcctacagcgccaaacatgagtcctgcaaaccatgcaaggagcttgtaagtgcTTGTACGCTTGTAAGGAACAAATGGTTCCTTCGCTctgaaaatggtttgggtacaaggtgatcgcgttgcaaataaaggcgtttgtctagcgttagaagctcatttgaagctgaaatggccgcggctcacttatgaaaatgacagctccgaagagacgcagcttagtttgaggaagtgctaacaataataacgaaagatgatcattaccttatctgttaccatttatgacccttcctgaaatgtagatgtaatgtctttccaaatctaagcccatcttatgcggaaagttgccaagactgcaacacgataaaaccaatggataaaacagcgcacttccagattgcaaaagatgcaccggccaccgctgtgacctcgtgccaaatgtttttattggtttattacgtagcaagcaggcgttatgaaaaaatgagtgtgagggataatttgttaacttcaagaaaaaaaagatcttcttggaatgagatggctagctgtagtagcctagcgtttagtccactgtctttagcctaattcaaagttgcctcttttttttttttttttttaaccgactagcgacaactttggtcggttaacgtggacacggtcaaccatcggtcaaacagtcaccggttaacatccctaatctGGATAGATCGatagggtggggttggggttggggttggggcaACTACTACCCCAAAGATGGatagggtgggggttggggtgggcaACTACTACCCCATAGATGGAtagggtgggagtgggggtggggcaACTACTACCCCATCTAACTACTACCCCATCTGTATCACCTACACTCCTCTTTATTCCCTGTCTTACAGtaattatttattgattttatttactTGTTTATTTGGATTGGGACAGTGCATATTAATGAAcaccaatacaagtacacaatgTAAATCTGTTAGATATGTTCATATGTTTTCATCTATTGTCCCTCGGCAGATacagaacaaaaacataaaaacataaaaacatataaCATGCATGCAGTACCCTCAGGTTTGAGAGACAAAATAAACACTAACAGACGAACACAACAGATAACACATACCACCTGTCTTACAGTTCCCTATATCACCTGTCTTACAGTAACCTATATAACCTAGTCCCCTATATAACCTGTCTTACAGTAACCTATATAACCTAGTCCCCTATATAACCTGTCTTACAGTAACCTATATAACCTAGTCCCCTATATAACCTGTCTTACAGTAACCTATATCACCTAGTCCCCTATATAACCTGTCTTACAGTAACCTATATCACCTGTCTTACAGTTCCCTATATCACCTGTCTTACAGTAACCTATATAACATAGTCCCCTATATAACCTGTCTTACAGTAACCTATATCACCTGTCTTACAGTTCCCTATATCACCTGTCTTACAGTAACCTATATAACCTAGTCCCCTATATCACTTGTCTTACAGTAACCTATATAACCTAGTCCCCTATATAACCTGTCTTACAGTAACCTATATCACCTGTCTTACAGTTCCCTATATCACCTGTCTTACAGTAACCTATATAACCTAGTCCCCTATATCACTTGTCTTACAGTAACCTATATAACCTAGTCCCCTATATAACCTGTCTTACAGTAACCTATATCACCTGTCTTACAGTTCCCTATATCACCTGTCTTACAGTAACCTATATAACCTAGTCCCCTATATAACCTGTCTTACAGTAACCTATATAACCTAGTCCCCTATATAACCTGTCTTACAGTAACCTATATCACCTCTCTAACAGTAACCTATATAACCTAGTCCCCTATATAACCTGTCTTACAGTAACCTATATAACCTAGTCCCTTATATAACCTGTTTTACAGTTGCCCATATCACCTGTCTTACAGTAACCTATACAACCTGTCTTACAGTAACCTATATAACCTAGTCCCCTGTATCACCTGTCTTACAGTAACCTATACCACCTGTCTTACAGTACCCTATATCACTTACAGTAACCTATATcacttaaggccagttcaaacacaagatccgcgacgagacgagctgcaacattctaaaaaccagcaacgttctaaaactctgcaactaagatttgacatgttgaatgtttagcgacggcttgcaactgcttgcaactgcttgcaacttttgattcacaccgccgcaactgctctccgcaaccgtctcagaccgtcgcgaatcttcggtttgaactggcctttacagTAACCTATATAACCTGTCTTACAGTAACCTACTGTAAAGAACAGCAGGGTGGACtattaaggccagttcaaaccaaagattcgcgacggtctgagacggttgcggagagcagttgcggcggtgtgaatcaaaagttgcaagcagttgcaagccgtcgctaaacattcaacatgtcaaatcttagttgcagagttttagaacgtcgctggtttttagaatgttgcagcttgtctcgtcgcggatcttgtgtttgaactggcctttagacTATAAAGAACAGCAGGGTGGACTATTAGACTATTGAGAACAGCAGGGAGGACTATTAGACTATTGAGAACATCAGGGTGGACTATTAGACTATTGAGAACAGCAGGGTTGGATTGACTATTGTGGACCAGCCTGACAGGTTGCTGAGCCAAGCCTGAgaaccgaacacacacacacacattaccgtcccccacacacacatactaccctccccacacacacacattactgtccctctacacacacacacacacacacacacacacacacacacacatactacccctccccacacacacacacatactacccctccacatacacacacacacacacacacacacacacacacacacacaaacacacacattactgtccctctacacacacacacacacacacacacacacatactacccctaccccccccacacacacatactaccactccccaaacacacacacacacaaacacacacatactacccctccacacacacacacacacacacaca
This is a stretch of genomic DNA from Sardina pilchardus chromosome 19, fSarPil1.1, whole genome shotgun sequence. It encodes these proteins:
- the hacd1 gene encoding very-long-chain (3R)-3-hydroxyacyl-CoA dehydratase 1 — translated: MASGEEDGSVEEKENNNKKRTKSALATAWLTIYNIAMTAGWLVLAVAMVRFYLQKGTHKGLYRSIARTLKFFQTFALLEVGHCAIGMVRTSVIVTGVQVCSRIFMVWFVTSSIRQVQNTESVLLFLVVWTLTEITRYSYYTFNLLHHLPYFIKWARYNLFIVLYPLGVIGELMTIYTALPFVRKSGMFSMRLPNKYNVSFDYYIFLILVMLSYIPLFPQLFLHMLRQRRRVLHGEVIVEKDD